The Asterias amurensis chromosome 21, ASM3211899v1 genome has a segment encoding these proteins:
- the LOC139953303 gene encoding uncharacterized protein, protein MGRIRAFDIAIDSNALSHVDGLPVYSPGNQVTGVVNLHLNTSRDDVRVITIRLRGRAQTRWTETLTRNRSGSLADNQRVTFTGTETYIDYNQSLWQQEHPHQKLLQGLHSFPFEFRLPLINLPSDYEGVNGHVRYRLRCDIVGDSPLANAKVGRKIAIAGCPMDLNCIHNAMVPVHGQTESLLSYWCCITSTVTTQASTDKRAYIPGETAYITAIVRGSSGTRYDVIIKLVQEATFRGTGSTYSSSGVTVETRTNRTCQRYRVLARKKTSGVLQRRGETTLQREPMIIPDNMPDTGFEGCSVIDINYFITVAPVVSSMFRSNDTEISLPISIGRIPFTALPSYLATTSHIGLPAEPPPSYATATSPLNVTPIDQSNTSFFNQGYSPDIELLRLNSSRDENEPIIAIPAPVPSTSNNHVANSFHGDTNQDQIDGRLSMTIQPEVHGVENMAFSSDGQVVDNSEVGEQLSTNVDDEDEVIGTLTPPVRLSSPVNTFGKRQESLEDNWCTEDTADVSDDFWAHRHGQRDTNSQNGVPDDPYFLPAYDDQSFCREDVFIDDNDIQESDLQPILRLQSFFKPIEDSVIDQRTSISRETLSPPSPWKDVHSCCFDHQHITEETSATTSESAVTASMAADTRTWNDYVLLSEQTEMHQESSIAEVQYFGQEEAHFEPVKPNIGQNNTSVDAPSARNSMPSIEFSSAAAPTRHSIRDSKNGELSNETHNKQRPKKRQPSLPKINLRNIDLVLDNSLQQSRTPSPYFHPEDQREAKEDAASVSSFGSYLASSHAPRESGRRTTPRLQEHTRSKSYDRSRDDTLPSYKPPLSLKHPEYYGSLDRQRRSGGHPTSHDSVSTSERRGRARERHKSTPTFDVPNVDHRRRNDSHKFQQAGSIPETDRPKTKSYRKLEDDKPSPSAERTLTQDSVTTTRKAGLGLRSNSSPKITMESSTRKTSRSQSAERGKHKQFLDPNIDKYQTVGTERTSSSPAIERTLQDEETSGTRDIEASPTTRRYLWDVLTETPDVLTETPAQSGQDDRDSSVHSPSDKKRFETFV, encoded by the exons ATGGGACGCATACGAGCCTTTGACATTGCCATTGACAGCAATGCATTGTCTCATGTGGACGGGCTACCAGTCTACAGTCCTGGTAACCAAGTGACGGGTGTTGTCAACCTACATCTGAATACGTCAAGAGATGACGTCAGAG TTATTACTATCAGATTGCGAGGGCGAGCTCAAACACGATGGACCGAGACGTTGACAAGAAATCGATCTGGTTCTTTGGCTGATAACCAGAGGGTGACGTTTACAGGGACTGAAACCTACATAGATTATAACCAATCACTATGGCAACAAG AGCATCCTCATCAAAAGCTTCTTCAAGGCCTCCATTCGTTCCCATTTGAGTTCCGACTTCCCCTCATCAACCTCCCTTCAGATTATGAAGGGGTGAACGGTCACGTAAGATACCGTCTCAGGTGCGATATTGTAGGAGATTCACCTCTAGCCAATGCAAAGGTTGGAAGAAAGATAGCGATCGCTGGATGTCCAATGGATCTGAACTGTATACACAACGCTATG GTTCCCGTCCACGGTCAGACGGAGTCGCTCCTTAGTTACTGGTGCTGTATCACTAGTACGGTTACAACTCAGGCATCGACCGACAAACGAGCGTACATACCCGGTGAAACGGCGTATATTACAGCCATCGTCCGGGGTTCGAGCGGAACAAgatatgacgtcatcattaaACTTGTACAG GAAGCAACTTTTCGAGGTACTGGTTCCACGTACAGCTCCTCTGGTGTGACTGTGGAGACTCGAACAAACCGCACATGCCAACGGTACCGCGTCTTAGCACGAAAGAAGACTAGCGGTGTGTTACAGAGACGAGGGGAGACTACACTTCAACGAGAGCCAATGATCATACCCGATAACATGCCGGACACTGGCTTCGAGGGATGCAGCGTTATTGATATCAACTACTTTATTACT GTTGCTCCAGTTGTTTCGAGTATGTTCCGATCCAATGACACAGAGATCAGTTTGCCGATCTCTATTGGTCGTATTCCATTTACGGCACTCCCTTCCTACCTAGCGACAACTTCACACATTGGTCTTCCCGCAG AGCCCCCACCAAGCTATGCGACTGCGACGTCTCCCCTTAACGTCACACCCATCGACCAATCAAATACAAGCTTTTTCAACCAAGGCTACTCTCCTGATATTGAGTTGTTGAGactcaattcgtcacgtgatgaAAACGAACCAATCATCGCCATCCCAGCACCTGTTCCGTCGACGTCAAACAATCACGTGGCAAACAGTTTTCATGGTGACACCAACCAAGATCAGATCGACGGGAGGCTGTCGATGACAATTCAGCCAGAGGTCCACGGTGTCGAAAACATGGCTTTCTCGTCAGACGGTCAAGTGGTCGACAACTCCGAAGTAGGAGAACAGCTGTCGACAAATGTCGACGATGAAGACGAAGTGATTGGAACACTTACTCCACCGGTTAGATTATCTTCTCCGGTGAATACATTCGGGAAACGTCAAGAATCCTTAGAAGATAATTGGTGTACTGAGGACACTGCTGATGTATCGGATGACTTCTGGGCACATCGGCACGGTcagagagacacaaactctcaaAATGGTGTGCCTGATGATCCGTATTTTCTTCCGGCTTATGATGATCAGTCATTTTGCCGAGAGGACGTTTTTATCGATGACAACGATATCCAGGAGTCAGATTTACAACCTATTTTGAGACTCCAGTCTTTCTTCAAACCCATAGAAGACTCTGTGATTGATCAGAGGACGTCCATAAGCAGAGAAACTCTGTCCCCACCCTCCCCATGGAAAGATGTCCACTCATGTTGTTTTGACCATCAGCACATCACCGAAGAAACATCAGCAACAACATCTGAAAGTGCAGTGACGGCGTCCATGGCAGCAGATACTCGGACATGGAATGATTACGTTTTGTTAAGTGAACAGACCGAAATGCACCAGGAAAGTTCTATAGCAGAGGTTCAATATTTTGGGCAGGAGGAAGCACATTTTGAACCAGTCAAACCAAATATTGGTCAAAACAACACATCGGTTGACGCTCCTTCTGCAAGGAACAGCATGCCGTCAATTGAGTTTAGCTCGGCGGCAGCTCCAACTCGCCACTCAATAAGAGACAGTAAAAACGGTGAGCTAAGCAATGAAACTCATAACAAACAACGACCTAAAAAGAGGCAACCGTCACTTCCGAAGataaatctgagaaacataGACCTCGTTCTCGACAACTCCCTGCAACAATCAAGAACCCCTTCTCCATATTTCCATCCTGAAGATCAGCGAGAAGCTAAGGAGGATGCAGCTTCCGTGTCGAGCTTTGGGTCCTACTTGGCAAGCTCTCACGCACCCCGGGAAAGTGGGCGTAGGACTACCCCTCGACTCCAAGAACATACTCGTTCGAAATCTTATGACCGGAGTAGAGATGACACACTTCCATCGTATAAACCACCACTCAGCTTAAAGCACCCCGAATATTATGGAAGTCTGGATAGACAAAGACGATCCGGAGGTCACCCAACATCACATGACTCTGTCTCGACATCAGAAAGAAGAGGGAGGGCTCGTGAACGACACAAGTCGACTCCAACCTTTGACGTACCAAACGTTGATCATCGACGTCGTAATGACTCGCACAAATTCCAACAAGCTGGTTCTATACCAGAGACTGACAGACCAAAAACAAAGTCGTATAGAAAGCTCGAGGATGACAAACCGAGTCCATCGGCGGAGCGTACGTTGACGCAGGATTCGGTTACAACAACAAGAAAAGCAGGCCTAGGCTTACGCTCAAATTCATCTCCGAAAATAACGATGGAATCATCGACTCGGAAAACTTCACGGAGTCAGTCCGCAGAGAGGGGTAAACATAAACAGTTTCTAGATCCAAACATTGATAAATATCAGACTGTGGGTACAGAGAGAACGTCTTCCTCGCCTGCCATTGAACGAACTCTTCAAGATGAAGAAACGAGTGGTACGCGAGATATTGAAGCATCACCCACCACGAGACGTTATCTGTGGGATGTCTTGACTGAGACCCCAGATGTCTTGACTGAGACCCCAGCACAAAGTGGTCAGGATGATCGTGACAGTAGTGTTCATTCGCCTTCCGATAAAAAGCGATTTGAAACATTTGTTTga
- the LOC139953304 gene encoding glutathione S-transferase-like, which translates to MTSYKLLYFDYTRGRAEATRMLFAVANKELEDVRITKEEWPKIKPTTPQGHVPVLEIDGKQLPQSNAIESYVAREFGLYGSDNWEAAQIDVIRETTKDLIQPMIMPVLFEQDEEKQAINSKEYYEKTAPPFLKILHDLLVKNNEGTGYFVGNTATLADVIFFVTMEWFEAPPYADKGLENYPMLVGLRDRLAANELAKHLKERPSLLDSRLK; encoded by the exons ATGACGTCTTACAAGTTACTCTACTTTGATTATACACGCGGTAGGGCGGAGGCAACTCGAATGCTCTTTGCCGTTGCTAACAAGGAACTTGAAGATGTCCGAATAACGAAGGAAGAATGGCCGAAGATTAAACCTA CCACTCCTCAAGGTCATGTTCCCGTGCTGGAGATTGATGGGAAACAACTTCCTCAGAGCAATGCAATCGAGTCATACGTAGCAAGAGAATTCG GACTGTACGGTTCTGATAACTGGGAAGCAGCTCAAATAGATGTAATTCGTGAAACCACGAAGGATTTGATTCAACCCATGATTATGCCGGTACTTTTTGAACAGGACGAAGAGAAACAG GCCATCAATTCCAAAGAGTACTACGAGAAAACTGCACCCCCGTTTTTGAAGATTCTTCACGATCTTCTCGTGAAGAACAATGAGGGCACTGGGTACTTCGTTGGAAATACG GCTACACTTGCTGACGTCATTTTCTTCGTCACCATGGAGTGGTTTGAAGCGCCCCCTTATGCCGACAAGGGTTTGGAAAACTACCCGATGCTGGTGGGACTGAGAGATCGTTTAGCAGCAAACGAACTCGCTAAGCATCTTAAAGAGCGTCCAAGCTTGCTGGATTCACGATTAAAATAA